A window of the Branchiostoma lanceolatum isolate klBraLanc5 chromosome 13, klBraLanc5.hap2, whole genome shotgun sequence genome harbors these coding sequences:
- the LOC136446753 gene encoding putative sodium-coupled neutral amino acid transporter 11 isoform X2, which produces MDSEATEMEEKKYIIEKSQSGEFTVPSDMGQLIEDEDQKREQSNIPQASFNFINSIIGSGIIGMPYALKQAGFPMGVLLILIVALITDYSVILLIRGGNLSGTKNYQDLVRAAFGFPGFIFLSIVQFVYPFIAMISYNIITGDTITKVMMRISGVEVDEETGQVYVTETNILANRYFIICLCTLFVTLPLSLYRNVAKLAKASLFACLLVVFIIIAVIIRSTDMHIPPTEGAYTFAKPGFAQAVGIMAFSFVCHHNTFLIYGSLEEPTVHRWSIVTHISVVVSFIATVVFAACGYATFTGFTQGDVLENYCHEDDLINAARFCYGVCIMLTFPVECFVCREVIENFFFQAAQPTTTLRHVIETVLIVGATLGASLATDCLGIVLELNGTLGATPLVFILPAACYMKLEEGKFYSAKKLPSLLIVITGAIVMVIGFIMAVLSPQGCSHGKEMSYCHANDVNATDFSTFIPSTEMSMLASSTVPSMISSTTTPFSNFSSIGP; this is translated from the exons TCTGGAGAGTTCACGGTGCCGAGTGACATGGGACAGCTGATTGAGGATGAGGACCAGAAGAGAGAGCAGAGCAACATCCCGCAGGCATCCTTCAACTTCATCAACTCCATCATCGGCTCAGGCATTATAG GGATGCCCTATGCCCTGAAGCAAGCAGGGTTCCCCATGGGGGTTTTGCTGATCCTGATTGTGGCCTTGATAACAG ACTATTCCGTGATCCTGCTTATACGTGGTGGAAACTTATCAGGCACAAAAAATTATCAG GACCTGGTTCGAGCTGCCTTTGGCTTCCCAGGGTTTATCTTCCTGTCCATAGTCCAGTTTGTCTACCCCTTTATCG cCATGATTAGCTACAACATCATTACTGGAGACACCATCACAAAAGTCATGATGAGAATTTCTGGAG TGGAGGTGGATGAGGAAACAGGGCAAGTCTATG TCACAGAGACCAACATCCTGGCCAACCGCTACTTCATCATCTGTCTGTGCACCCTTTTTGTCACCCTGCCGCTGTCTCTGTACCGCAATGTCGCAAAACTGGCAAAG GCCTCCCTGTTTGCCTGTCTGCTGGTGGTGTTCATCATCATCGCTGTCATCATCAGATCCACAGACATGCACAT CCCTCCTACAGAAGGAGCCTACACCTTTGCCAAACCAGGATTTGCACAAGCAGTGGGCATCATGGCTTTTT CCTTTGTCTGCCACCACAACACCTTCCTGATCTACGGTTCGCTGGAGGAGCCCACTGTCCACCGCTGGTCTATCGTAACTCACATCTCTGTGGTTGTGTCGTTCATCGCCACTGTCGTGTTCGCTGCCTGCGGATACGCCACCTTCACAGGGTTCACCCAAG GTGATGTGTTGGAGAACTACTGCCATGAGGATGACCTGATCAACGCCGCCAGGTTCTGCTATGGCGTCTGCATTATGCTGACCTTCCCTGTGGAGTGTTTTGTTTGCAGAGAG GTTATTGAGAATTTCTTCTTCCAAGCTGCACAGCCCACAACCACGCTCAGACACGTGATCGAGACCGTCCTCATCGTGGGGGCGACTCTGGGGGCCTCATTGGCTACGGACTGTCTGGGCATCGTCCTGGAACTCAAC ggcACCCTGGGAGCCACCCCACTCGTCTTCATCCTCCCTGCTGCTTGCTACATGAAGCTGGAGGAAGGGAAGTTCTACAGCGCCAAGAAGCTCCCATCTCTACTCATTGTCATCACTGGAGCCATTGTCATGGTGATAGGGTTCATCATGGCTGTCCTCAGTCCACAGGGATGCTCGCATGGCAAGGAGATGTCGTACTGTCACGCCAACGATGTCAATGCCACCGATTTCTCCACCTTTATTCCCAGCACAGAGATGTCGATGCTTGCCAGTAGCACTGTTCCCTCGATGATTAGCAGTACTACCACTCCGTTTTCCAACTTCTCCTCAATAGGACCATAA
- the LOC136446753 gene encoding putative sodium-coupled neutral amino acid transporter 11 isoform X3: MDSEATEMEEKKYIIEKSQSGEFTVPSDMGQLIEDEDQKREQSNIPQASFNFINSIIGSGIIGMPYALKQAGFPMGVLLILIVALITDYSVILLIRGGNLSGTKNYQDLVRAAFGFPGFIFLSIVQFVYPFIAMISYNIITGDTITKVMVRAARLTETNILANRYFIICLCTLFVTLPLSLYRNVAKLAKASLFACLLVVFIIIAVIIRSTDMHIPPTEGAYTFAKPGFAQAVGIMAFSFVCHHNTFLIYGSLEEPTVHRWSIVTHISVVVSFIATVVFAACGYATFTGFTQGDVLENYCHEDDLINAARFCYGVCIMLTFPVECFVCREVIENFFFQAAQPTTTLRHVIETVLIVGATLGASLATDCLGIVLELNGTLGATPLVFILPAACYMKLEEGKFYSAKKLPSLLIVITGAIVMVIGFIMAVLSPQGCSHGKEMSYCHANDVNATDFSTFIPSTEMSMLASSTVPSMISSTTTPFSNFSSIGP; the protein is encoded by the exons TCTGGAGAGTTCACGGTGCCGAGTGACATGGGACAGCTGATTGAGGATGAGGACCAGAAGAGAGAGCAGAGCAACATCCCGCAGGCATCCTTCAACTTCATCAACTCCATCATCGGCTCAGGCATTATAG GGATGCCCTATGCCCTGAAGCAAGCAGGGTTCCCCATGGGGGTTTTGCTGATCCTGATTGTGGCCTTGATAACAG ACTATTCCGTGATCCTGCTTATACGTGGTGGAAACTTATCAGGCACAAAAAATTATCAG GACCTGGTTCGAGCTGCCTTTGGCTTCCCAGGGTTTATCTTCCTGTCCATAGTCCAGTTTGTCTACCCCTTTATCG CCATGATCAGCTACAACATCATCACAGGTGACACCATTACCAAGGTCATGGTACGGGCCGCCAGAC TCACAGAGACCAACATCCTGGCCAACCGCTACTTCATCATCTGTCTGTGCACCCTTTTTGTCACCCTGCCGCTGTCTCTGTACCGCAATGTCGCAAAACTGGCAAAG GCCTCCCTGTTTGCCTGTCTGCTGGTGGTGTTCATCATCATCGCTGTCATCATCAGATCCACAGACATGCACAT CCCTCCTACAGAAGGAGCCTACACCTTTGCCAAACCAGGATTTGCACAAGCAGTGGGCATCATGGCTTTTT CCTTTGTCTGCCACCACAACACCTTCCTGATCTACGGTTCGCTGGAGGAGCCCACTGTCCACCGCTGGTCTATCGTAACTCACATCTCTGTGGTTGTGTCGTTCATCGCCACTGTCGTGTTCGCTGCCTGCGGATACGCCACCTTCACAGGGTTCACCCAAG GTGATGTGTTGGAGAACTACTGCCATGAGGATGACCTGATCAACGCCGCCAGGTTCTGCTATGGCGTCTGCATTATGCTGACCTTCCCTGTGGAGTGTTTTGTTTGCAGAGAG GTTATTGAGAATTTCTTCTTCCAAGCTGCACAGCCCACAACCACGCTCAGACACGTGATCGAGACCGTCCTCATCGTGGGGGCGACTCTGGGGGCCTCATTGGCTACGGACTGTCTGGGCATCGTCCTGGAACTCAAC ggcACCCTGGGAGCCACCCCACTCGTCTTCATCCTCCCTGCTGCTTGCTACATGAAGCTGGAGGAAGGGAAGTTCTACAGCGCCAAGAAGCTCCCATCTCTACTCATTGTCATCACTGGAGCCATTGTCATGGTGATAGGGTTCATCATGGCTGTCCTCAGTCCACAGGGATGCTCGCATGGCAAGGAGATGTCGTACTGTCACGCCAACGATGTCAATGCCACCGATTTCTCCACCTTTATTCCCAGCACAGAGATGTCGATGCTTGCCAGTAGCACTGTTCCCTCGATGATTAGCAGTACTACCACTCCGTTTTCCAACTTCTCCTCAATAGGACCATAA
- the LOC136446753 gene encoding putative sodium-coupled neutral amino acid transporter 11 isoform X4 yields the protein MDSEATEMEEKKYIIEKSQSGEFTVPSDMGQLIEDEDQKREQSNIPQASFNFINSIIGSGIIGMPYALKQAGFPMGVLLILIVALITDYSVILLIRGGNLSGTKNYQDLVRAAFGFPGFIFLSIVQFVYPFIAMISYNIITGDTITKVMMRISGVTETNILANRYFIICLCTLFVTLPLSLYRNVAKLAKASLFACLLVVFIIIAVIIRSTDMHIPPTEGAYTFAKPGFAQAVGIMAFSFVCHHNTFLIYGSLEEPTVHRWSIVTHISVVVSFIATVVFAACGYATFTGFTQGDVLENYCHEDDLINAARFCYGVCIMLTFPVECFVCREVIENFFFQAAQPTTTLRHVIETVLIVGATLGASLATDCLGIVLELNGTLGATPLVFILPAACYMKLEEGKFYSAKKLPSLLIVITGAIVMVIGFIMAVLSPQGCSHGKEMSYCHANDVNATDFSTFIPSTEMSMLASSTVPSMISSTTTPFSNFSSIGP from the exons TCTGGAGAGTTCACGGTGCCGAGTGACATGGGACAGCTGATTGAGGATGAGGACCAGAAGAGAGAGCAGAGCAACATCCCGCAGGCATCCTTCAACTTCATCAACTCCATCATCGGCTCAGGCATTATAG GGATGCCCTATGCCCTGAAGCAAGCAGGGTTCCCCATGGGGGTTTTGCTGATCCTGATTGTGGCCTTGATAACAG ACTATTCCGTGATCCTGCTTATACGTGGTGGAAACTTATCAGGCACAAAAAATTATCAG GACCTGGTTCGAGCTGCCTTTGGCTTCCCAGGGTTTATCTTCCTGTCCATAGTCCAGTTTGTCTACCCCTTTATCG cCATGATTAGCTACAACATCATTACTGGAGACACCATCACAAAAGTCATGATGAGAATTTCTGGAG TCACAGAGACCAACATCCTGGCCAACCGCTACTTCATCATCTGTCTGTGCACCCTTTTTGTCACCCTGCCGCTGTCTCTGTACCGCAATGTCGCAAAACTGGCAAAG GCCTCCCTGTTTGCCTGTCTGCTGGTGGTGTTCATCATCATCGCTGTCATCATCAGATCCACAGACATGCACAT CCCTCCTACAGAAGGAGCCTACACCTTTGCCAAACCAGGATTTGCACAAGCAGTGGGCATCATGGCTTTTT CCTTTGTCTGCCACCACAACACCTTCCTGATCTACGGTTCGCTGGAGGAGCCCACTGTCCACCGCTGGTCTATCGTAACTCACATCTCTGTGGTTGTGTCGTTCATCGCCACTGTCGTGTTCGCTGCCTGCGGATACGCCACCTTCACAGGGTTCACCCAAG GTGATGTGTTGGAGAACTACTGCCATGAGGATGACCTGATCAACGCCGCCAGGTTCTGCTATGGCGTCTGCATTATGCTGACCTTCCCTGTGGAGTGTTTTGTTTGCAGAGAG GTTATTGAGAATTTCTTCTTCCAAGCTGCACAGCCCACAACCACGCTCAGACACGTGATCGAGACCGTCCTCATCGTGGGGGCGACTCTGGGGGCCTCATTGGCTACGGACTGTCTGGGCATCGTCCTGGAACTCAAC ggcACCCTGGGAGCCACCCCACTCGTCTTCATCCTCCCTGCTGCTTGCTACATGAAGCTGGAGGAAGGGAAGTTCTACAGCGCCAAGAAGCTCCCATCTCTACTCATTGTCATCACTGGAGCCATTGTCATGGTGATAGGGTTCATCATGGCTGTCCTCAGTCCACAGGGATGCTCGCATGGCAAGGAGATGTCGTACTGTCACGCCAACGATGTCAATGCCACCGATTTCTCCACCTTTATTCCCAGCACAGAGATGTCGATGCTTGCCAGTAGCACTGTTCCCTCGATGATTAGCAGTACTACCACTCCGTTTTCCAACTTCTCCTCAATAGGACCATAA
- the LOC136446753 gene encoding putative sodium-coupled neutral amino acid transporter 11 isoform X1 codes for MDSEATEMEEKKYIIEKSQSGEFTVPSDMGQLIEDEDQKREQSNIPQASFNFINSIIGSGIIGMPYALKQAGFPMGVLLILIVALITDYSVILLIRGGNLSGTKNYQDLVRAAFGFPGFIFLSIVQFVYPFIAMISYNIITGDTITKVMVRAARLEVDEETGQVYVTETNILANRYFIICLCTLFVTLPLSLYRNVAKLAKASLFACLLVVFIIIAVIIRSTDMHIPPTEGAYTFAKPGFAQAVGIMAFSFVCHHNTFLIYGSLEEPTVHRWSIVTHISVVVSFIATVVFAACGYATFTGFTQGDVLENYCHEDDLINAARFCYGVCIMLTFPVECFVCREVIENFFFQAAQPTTTLRHVIETVLIVGATLGASLATDCLGIVLELNGTLGATPLVFILPAACYMKLEEGKFYSAKKLPSLLIVITGAIVMVIGFIMAVLSPQGCSHGKEMSYCHANDVNATDFSTFIPSTEMSMLASSTVPSMISSTTTPFSNFSSIGP; via the exons TCTGGAGAGTTCACGGTGCCGAGTGACATGGGACAGCTGATTGAGGATGAGGACCAGAAGAGAGAGCAGAGCAACATCCCGCAGGCATCCTTCAACTTCATCAACTCCATCATCGGCTCAGGCATTATAG GGATGCCCTATGCCCTGAAGCAAGCAGGGTTCCCCATGGGGGTTTTGCTGATCCTGATTGTGGCCTTGATAACAG ACTATTCCGTGATCCTGCTTATACGTGGTGGAAACTTATCAGGCACAAAAAATTATCAG GACCTGGTTCGAGCTGCCTTTGGCTTCCCAGGGTTTATCTTCCTGTCCATAGTCCAGTTTGTCTACCCCTTTATCG CCATGATCAGCTACAACATCATCACAGGTGACACCATTACCAAGGTCATGGTACGGGCCGCCAGAC TGGAGGTGGATGAGGAAACAGGGCAAGTCTATG TCACAGAGACCAACATCCTGGCCAACCGCTACTTCATCATCTGTCTGTGCACCCTTTTTGTCACCCTGCCGCTGTCTCTGTACCGCAATGTCGCAAAACTGGCAAAG GCCTCCCTGTTTGCCTGTCTGCTGGTGGTGTTCATCATCATCGCTGTCATCATCAGATCCACAGACATGCACAT CCCTCCTACAGAAGGAGCCTACACCTTTGCCAAACCAGGATTTGCACAAGCAGTGGGCATCATGGCTTTTT CCTTTGTCTGCCACCACAACACCTTCCTGATCTACGGTTCGCTGGAGGAGCCCACTGTCCACCGCTGGTCTATCGTAACTCACATCTCTGTGGTTGTGTCGTTCATCGCCACTGTCGTGTTCGCTGCCTGCGGATACGCCACCTTCACAGGGTTCACCCAAG GTGATGTGTTGGAGAACTACTGCCATGAGGATGACCTGATCAACGCCGCCAGGTTCTGCTATGGCGTCTGCATTATGCTGACCTTCCCTGTGGAGTGTTTTGTTTGCAGAGAG GTTATTGAGAATTTCTTCTTCCAAGCTGCACAGCCCACAACCACGCTCAGACACGTGATCGAGACCGTCCTCATCGTGGGGGCGACTCTGGGGGCCTCATTGGCTACGGACTGTCTGGGCATCGTCCTGGAACTCAAC ggcACCCTGGGAGCCACCCCACTCGTCTTCATCCTCCCTGCTGCTTGCTACATGAAGCTGGAGGAAGGGAAGTTCTACAGCGCCAAGAAGCTCCCATCTCTACTCATTGTCATCACTGGAGCCATTGTCATGGTGATAGGGTTCATCATGGCTGTCCTCAGTCCACAGGGATGCTCGCATGGCAAGGAGATGTCGTACTGTCACGCCAACGATGTCAATGCCACCGATTTCTCCACCTTTATTCCCAGCACAGAGATGTCGATGCTTGCCAGTAGCACTGTTCCCTCGATGATTAGCAGTACTACCACTCCGTTTTCCAACTTCTCCTCAATAGGACCATAA